In Zingiber officinale cultivar Zhangliang chromosome 6A, Zo_v1.1, whole genome shotgun sequence, a single genomic region encodes these proteins:
- the LOC121997808 gene encoding homeobox-leucine zipper protein HOX16-like isoform X2, with amino-acid sequence MAGRRIDGSGSTAGFFENGGIYANGDHEALLVGGCHGRYLKFDLYETDSDELTPKLGKKKRLRVDQVRFLEKYFEHKNKLEPEKKLQLANDLGLEPRQVAIWFQNRRARLKTKHLEKEYESLKSSYDTVKVDHDNLAKENEKLKSEVVFLTDKLVKKEEPFKLQEIINTEAEAIVGKHEGSSSANATLECESLMNGFHLGDKDKALGYGFLRSDHHPFSYKLQAEDQTFWSWP; translated from the exons ATGGCTGGAAGAAGAATTGATGGCAGCGGTAGCACAGCAGGTTTTTTTGAAAATGGAGGGATCTATGCAAATGGAGATCACGAAGCACTTCTCGTTGGTGGATGTCATG GAAGGTATCTCAAGTTTGACTTGTACGAAACTGATTCAGACGAGTTAACTCCAAAGTTGGGCAAAAAGAAGCGTCTGAGGGTCGATCAAGTGCGATTCCTCGAAAAATACTTCGAGCACAAGAACAAGCTTGAGCCAGAGAAGAAACTGCAGCTGGCCAATGACCTTGGTCTGGAGCCAAGACAGGTAGCCATATGGTTCCAGAATCGACGCGCTCGGTTGAAGACCAAGCATCTCGAAAAGGAGTATGAATCCCTCAAGTCTAGCTATGACAcggtcaaggttgatcatgatAACCTTGCCAAGGAGAATGAGAAACTCAAATCTGAGGTGGTTTTTCTCACTGACAAACTTGTCAAGAAAGAGGAACCATTCAAGCTGCAGGAGATTATCAACACGGAGGCTGAGGCCATAGTTGGCAAACATGAGGGCTCCAGCTCTGCCAACGCTACATTAGAGTGCGAGAGCCTCATGAATGGCTTCCATTTGGGTGACAAGGATAAGGCTTTGGGTTATGGGTTCCTCAGGTCAGATCATCATCCATTCAGTTATAAGTTACAGGCGGAGGACCAAACCTTCTGGTCCTGGCCTTAA
- the LOC121997808 gene encoding homeobox-leucine zipper protein HOX16-like isoform X1 gives MESDIGKKAKEMAGRRIDGSGSTAGFFENGGIYANGDHEALLVGGCHGRYLKFDLYETDSDELTPKLGKKKRLRVDQVRFLEKYFEHKNKLEPEKKLQLANDLGLEPRQVAIWFQNRRARLKTKHLEKEYESLKSSYDTVKVDHDNLAKENEKLKSEVVFLTDKLVKKEEPFKLQEIINTEAEAIVGKHEGSSSANATLECESLMNGFHLGDKDKALGYGFLRSDHHPFSYKLQAEDQTFWSWP, from the exons ATGGAATCCGACATCGGGAAAAAGGCGAAAG AGATGGCTGGAAGAAGAATTGATGGCAGCGGTAGCACAGCAGGTTTTTTTGAAAATGGAGGGATCTATGCAAATGGAGATCACGAAGCACTTCTCGTTGGTGGATGTCATG GAAGGTATCTCAAGTTTGACTTGTACGAAACTGATTCAGACGAGTTAACTCCAAAGTTGGGCAAAAAGAAGCGTCTGAGGGTCGATCAAGTGCGATTCCTCGAAAAATACTTCGAGCACAAGAACAAGCTTGAGCCAGAGAAGAAACTGCAGCTGGCCAATGACCTTGGTCTGGAGCCAAGACAGGTAGCCATATGGTTCCAGAATCGACGCGCTCGGTTGAAGACCAAGCATCTCGAAAAGGAGTATGAATCCCTCAAGTCTAGCTATGACAcggtcaaggttgatcatgatAACCTTGCCAAGGAGAATGAGAAACTCAAATCTGAGGTGGTTTTTCTCACTGACAAACTTGTCAAGAAAGAGGAACCATTCAAGCTGCAGGAGATTATCAACACGGAGGCTGAGGCCATAGTTGGCAAACATGAGGGCTCCAGCTCTGCCAACGCTACATTAGAGTGCGAGAGCCTCATGAATGGCTTCCATTTGGGTGACAAGGATAAGGCTTTGGGTTATGGGTTCCTCAGGTCAGATCATCATCCATTCAGTTATAAGTTACAGGCGGAGGACCAAACCTTCTGGTCCTGGCCTTAA
- the LOC121995245 gene encoding pectate lyase-like, with translation MVPRSTFFFFSLLFLASATFSAAHIADFDDYWKKKAELAVAKNQASYNPDPESVTSTFNADVHKETLDMEEETANSTRRGLRGKKKNLIGEPCVATNPIDRCWRCRSDWSKNRKLMGQCAKGFGRHTTGGLDGRFYIVTTPVDDDMVNPKKGTLRWGVIQDRPLWIVFASDMIIRLSEELIVNSNKTIDGRGFNVRIIGGAGITLQYIHNIIISNIHIQDIKPGNGGMIRDSEVHWGFRTRSDGDGISIFGASNIWIDHVSMDNCGDGLIDAIMGSTAITISNSHFTQHNDVMLFGASDAYSPDAILQITLAFNHFGRGLVQRMPRCRWGFVHVVNNDYTHWLMYAIGGSQHPTILSQGNRFIAPPNIFAKEVTKREYSPENVWKNWNWTSDGDLFQNGAVFIPSGVTPDKDGFLLKDLIKAKPGAFVTRLTRYSGALDCIRGRPC, from the exons ATGGTGCCGAGGTCAacgttcttcttcttctcgctgCTTTTCTTGGCCTCCGCCACCTTCTCCGCTGCGCACATCGCCGACTTTGATGATTACTGGAAGAAGAAGGCTGAATTGGCAGTTGCCAAAAATCAAGCCTCCTACAACCCCGACCCTGAATCCGTCACCAGCACCTTCAATGCCGATGTCCACAA AGAGACGCTGGACATGGAGGAAGAGACGGCGAACAGCACGAGAAGAGGGTTGCgcgggaagaagaagaatttgATAGGGGAGCCCTGCGTGGCGACGAACCCGATCGACCGGTGCTGGCGGTGCCGCAGCGACTGGAGCAAGAACCGGAAGCTGATGGGTCAGTGCGCGAAGGGGTTCGGGCGGCACACCACCGGCGGGCTGGACGGCCGGTTCTACATCGTCACCACCCCCGTCGACGACGACATGGTGAACCCCAAGAAGGGGACGCTGCGGTGGGGCGTGATTCAGGACCGGCCGCTGTGGATCGTCTTCGCCAGCGACATGATCATCCGGCTCAGCGAGGAGCTGATCGTGAACAGCAACAAGACCATCGACGGCCGCGGCTTCAACGTCCGGATCATCGGCGGCGCAGGCATCACCCTCCAGTACATCCACAACATCATCATCAGCAACATACACATCCAAGACATCAAGCCCGGGAACGGCGGCATGATCCGCGACTCCGAGGTTCACTGGGGCTTCCGCACTCGCAGCGACGGCGACGGCATCTCCATCTTCGGGGCCAGCAACATCTGGATCGACCACGTCTCCATGGACAACTGCGGCGACGGTCTCATCGACGCCATCATGGGGTCCACCGCCATCACCATCTCCAACTCCCACTTCACCCAGCACAACGAC GTGATGTTGTTCGGTGCTAGCGATGCCTACTCCCCCGATGCGATCCTGCAGATCACCCTCGCCTTCAACCACTTCGGCCGAGGACTCGTTCAGAGAATGCCAAG GTGTCGATGGGGTTTTGTCCATGTTGTGAACAATGACTACACCCATTGGCTGATGTATGCAATCGGAGGCAGCCAACACCCCACCATTCTGAGTCAAGGCAATCGATTCATTGCTCCACCAAACATTTTCGCCAAGGAG GTGACGAAGAGGGAGTATTCTCCAGAAAACGTGTGGAAGAATTGGAACTGGACATCAGACGGTGACCTATTTCAAAATGGAGCCGTGTTTATACCATCGGGCGTGACTCCGGACAAGGACGGCTTCCTCCTAAAGGACCTCATCAAGGCCAAGCCTGGCGCCTTCGTCACGAGACTCACTCGCTACTCCGGCGCTCTCGACTGCATCCGCGGCCGACCTTGTTAA